ACGAGTTACCTCCAGTTGCTCGAGCGACGGTACGGCGACGAACTGGAGGAAGACGGCGAGGAGTTCGTCGACTACGCCGTCGACGGCGCCGAGCGAATGCGAGCGATGATCGACGGCCTGCTCGAGTATTCACGCGTCGAAACGCGGGGAGATCCTTTTGAGTCGGTCGATCTCGAGGCCGTCCTCGACGACGTGTACACCGATCTCCAGTTCAAAATCGAGGAGACCGACGCGGACCTCGAGCGTGCGCCGATGCCGACCGTTCACGGCGACGAGGCGCAATTGCGACAACTGTTCCAGAACCTGCTCACGAACGCGATGGTGTACAGCGGCGAGGGGACGCCCCGGATTCGAATTTCGGCCGAACGGGACGGGCCGCTGTGGACCGTTTTCGTCAGCGACGATGGAATCGGGATGGACCCGGATAACACCGACCGAATCTTCGACATTTTCCAGCGACTGCACACGGCCGACGAACAGTCCGGATCGGGGATCGGATTGGCCGTCTGTAAACGCGTCGTCGAACGCCACGGCGGCGACATCTGGGTCGATACCGAACCCGGCGTCGGATCGACGTTTTTCTTCCAACTGTACGATTCGGATCGAGCGGATCTCGCCCCTGCCGGCGACAGCACGCTCTCACAACCGGAATCGAATCCCGGCGAGTGACTGTGCGTCCCGTCGCCCGGCTGCTGGGAGGCGATAACTGAAGGCAATCGCTGCCGTACGCTCCGATATGACGCGCCACCTGCTCGTACCGATGGACGACTCCGAGCCGGCTCGCGGGGCGCTCGAGCACGCGCTCACGGTCTTTCCCAACGACGAGATCACGGTCGTCCACGCCATCGACGACCTCGAGTCGGCTTACGGCGGCGGCTCGCCGGTCGACGCTGACACCGACGCTGGAACGCCTGAACCCGACTTCTTCGCGGACGTGCGCACGATCGGCGAGGAGTACGACAACGAGGTTGCGACCGCCGTCGTCGAGGGAACGTCTGCGACCGCGATCCTCGAGTTCGGTCGTGAGCACGGCGTCGACCAGATAATTATGGGCAGTGAGGGTCGCTCGGGCGTCTCTCGAGTGCTCCTCGGCAGCGTCGCCGAAGCCGTCACGCGACAGTCTGAGATTCCAGTGACGATCGTACCCTGAGACGAACCCTGTGGCACCTCGGGTTCGACAATCGGTGAACCAGCGGGGTTTTTCTGCTGACGAACGAAGCACGGCCATGGACGACCGGGTTGGGACGACGTTGCACACCGGCCTCTTGCTGTCGACGACGGCAGCGCTCTCGTGGCTGCTTGGCGTGCCGATGTTGTTTCCGAGTCTCGGTCCCTCCGCGTTCGTGCTGGCGCTCTTTCAGCGAAGCGACGCGACGCGACCGCGACGCGTCATCGGCGGACACCTCATCGGCGTCGTCGCCGGGCTACTCGCCTATCACCTGCTCGCCAGCGGCGTCACGATGACGAGCGCGGCCGACCCCGGCTCGATCGAGGGACTCCGACTCGCAGTCAGCGGCGTCCTCGCGACGATGGTGACGGCCGGCGGCATGCTCGCGACGGACACTCGTCACCCGCCCGCCTGTGCGACGACGCTCATCGTCTCGCTCGGGCTGTTGACGACGCTGCTCGAGGGCGCGTTGATCGTCGGGGCGGTCGTCATCCTCGTCGCGGTCCACCTGCTGGTGCTTCGAACACTCGAGACACTCTATCGCTAATTGCTCCCTTCGAGACACTCCATCGCTGACCAAACATCGGCTGGGACAGTCACGCGGGTGTTCGTCGAGGCGTCCGGTCGTCGATCACTCGAGCCGACGTCCACAGTGAGCGCTCAGTTCGTGGCTTGGGTGTCCTCGAGTGTAGCGGCGATTCGAGCGACGACTGCCTCGTCGTCGGTCCAGAAGCCGTCGTACCCCTCCGATTGTTCTTGAGCGAGGAGCCCGCAGGCGTGCTCGCGGTCCGTTCCACCGTCGTAGGCAAGGACCCAGTATCGCTCGAGCGCGTCGGTCGGGTAGGGTCGATACGTGAGACCCTCGATCTCCGGTGGGTCCCAGTCCGGAACCGCGTAAATATCGATCTCCACGGCGGTCTCCGTCGCGAGGTGCCGGTACACCTCGATCTGGGGACGGAAGGCTGAGAGCGTCTGGAAGCCGACGTGGAGGCTGCCGCTGCTGACTCGCTCGGCTCGGTCCTCGATCTCCCGGCTGACCGCGAGGAGTTGCCGGCGATCGAGCGCGCTGAACACTGTCTCGTCCAGCGCGTCGAAGAGCATCTGATAGCCCGCTGAGATACGCTCGTCGTCACCCGGACGGTGGATCGGTGGCTCGAACAGCGTCTCGAGGCTCTCCAGACTGAGTGCGCCGACGAACTCGCCGTCCGTTTCGATCACCACGAACGGTTCGGGAACGGCCGGTGAGAGGGGTTCGTGATCGACGCTGACGTTGTGCGTCGCGAACATCCGTTCGACGTCCGTCCGTTCCCCATCGCGATAGACGGTGAGCGTGAGTGCTGAGTTCCGCCGCTCGTCGAGTAACGTGTCGAACACGATTACCCACGCTGGCGGCGCTCAGTTTCGATACTCGCTTCGATGAGATCACGAACAACGGGGTCGAGCGACTCGAGATGGACGGTTCCTCGTGTCACGTCGTAGCGTATCAGGTCGGCCTCGACGAGGAAGGGGAGATCGGCGTGAACGAGTCGAATTCTCCGCTGTTCGTAGTCGGCCGGCGTTCTCATCGTCTCCGAGTCGGTCGCATCCCAGCCGGTGAGGGCGGTGGCGAGTCGCTCGATCGTGTATTGCTCTTTGTCGAGTAACAGATACAACACTCGCCGTCGCTCACTCGAAGCGAGCGCACGATAGAACGAATCGTCGGCCAATCGCTCCGTCCGTTCGAATACGGGCCGTCGTTCGCGCCGATTCGTTTCCTCGAGATCGTCCCCCATAATGGGCACTCTACGCCTGACGATCAAATAAGAATTTTTACAATATCGAAAAAATGTCCACACGGGATACCAATCCGATCGAACTGATTGTACTAGCTCGACGTCTCGTCGTGGACACTCGAGTGCTCCTCTCGAAACGTATCGACGAAAATTCGTTCGAGGCGACGTCGACCGACGCGAGTCGAGACCGAAGATTAGGCGTCGGCTTTCGCGTCGGCGACCGTCTCGTAGAGTTCTTCCGCGAGTTCCTGTGCGCGCGCGCCGTCTCGAGCCTCGGCGTAGATGCGGACGAGCGGTTCGGTACCCGAGGGGCGTGCGAGCACCCATGCGTCGCCGTGGTCGAGTCGGTAGCCGTCGCGGGTGTTGAGTTCGGCGTCGGATTCCTGGGCGTGATTGGCCGCGGCGTCGATCATCGCGTCGCGTTCAGCCGTCGACTCGTACTCGATGTTGAAGCGAACGTTCGCGTAGTCGTCGTAGGGTGCGACGATCTCGCTCGCCGGTCGGTCGGCGACCAGTTCGAGGAACCGTGCCGCGGTGAACGCCCCGTCGCGCGAGAGTCGGAACGAGGGGAAGAAGATGCCGCCATTGCCCTCGCCGGCGATCGGCACGCGTTCGCCGTTAGCCTCGAGTTCCTCGATTCGCGTGATGATGTTCGTCGAACCGATAGGCGTCAACTCGAGGTCGGCACCGATCTCGGTGACCACGTCCACCAGTCGCTGGGAGACGTTGACCGCGGAGACGGTCGTCTCGCCGGCCTCGAGTTCCGCGGCGGCGAGCGCGGCGAGGGCCGCATCGCCGACGATGTACTCGCCGTTTTCGTCGTAAAAGATAGCCCGGTCAGCGTCGCCGTCGTGGGCGATTCCGACGTCGGCGTCCGTCGCGCGGACGAGTTGGCCCAGATCCTCGAGATTGTCGGGGACTGGCTCGGGGTCGCGTCCGGGGAAGTGGCCGTCTGGTTGGCTGTTGACGGTGACGACGCGACAGCCGAGTTCGCGGAAGAACTCCGGGCTCGTGAGCGATCCCGCCCCGTGGCCGGGGTCGAGGGCGACGGTGAGGTTTGCGTCAGCGATGGTCTCCCCGTCTGCGGCCTCGAGTAACTCGTCGACGTAGGCGCGTCGAACGCCCTCGACTTCCTGGACGCGGCCGGTTTCGTCCCACGGCGCGACGGTGGCCGACTCGGCGAGTAACACGTCTTCGATGCCCTCTAAGTCCGAGACGGCGAGTTCGATCCCATCGCGGCCGACGAGCTTGATGCCGTTGTACTGGGGTGGGTTGTGCGAGGCCGTGATCACTATCACGGGGATCCCCTCACGTTCTGCGTAGAACTGTGCGCCCGGCGTGGGAATGATGCCGATTCGGTCGACGTCCGTCCCGGTACTCGCGAGCCCGCTCGACGCTGCGTCGGCCAACATTCGCCCCGTGTAGCGCGTATCTCGCGCGATAGCGACCCGGTCGGCTCCCCAGGCCGTCCCCGCCGCTTTTGCGACCCGCAGGACGAACGCGGGCGTCAACTCCTCGTTGGCGACGCCGCGCGTCCCGCTCGATCCGAACACTTGCATGGATACTACTCAGACCGGACTCCTCAAAGGGATTCCGAAGCAGACAGAACGTTTTCGGCGCGCGGGCACGAGCGTCCACGTATGGACTCGATCGAAGAGAAACGCGTCTACGGCGACCGCGAGGGGGCCATTGAGGGATACGTCGCGAGTTCGATCGGCGTCGTCCGCGTCCGCGTCGCCGGCGACACCGTCGGCGAATTCGGGCTCTGTGACCGTTGTGACGCCCGCGACGTTGCAGCGACTGACGATACCGTCGCGATCGCGACCGACGACGACGTTCGCGTTTTCCACCTCGAGCGCGGCGCTGGCGAACGCGATCAGTCTGCCGAGGACGCCGAAGGCAGCGACGAGACGTTTGTTTCCACCGATTTCGGCCCCGCCGTCGCCGTCGGGTTCCACGGGGGAGACCTGATTGCGGCCACTCCCGACGGCGAGCTCGCCACGCGTTCGCTCGAGAGCGTGGGCGACTCACTCGACGCCGAGACGGACGCCTGGACCACCGTCGACCGCGGCGATCTGGGACACGTTCGCGCGATCGACGGCGGGCTCGTCGGCACCGAAAACGGTGTCTACCGACTTCACGACGGCCACCTCGACCACGCCGGACTCTCTGACGTTCGAGACGTCTCCACGGCTGGCGTCCCGCTGGCTGCGACCGCCGACGGCCTCTACAAACTCGGCAACGGCTGGATGGAAGTCCTCGAGGGCGAGTTCGACGTCGTCGCGGCCGATCCCCGAACCGAAC
This portion of the Natronorubrum sediminis genome encodes:
- a CDS encoding sensor histidine kinase, producing MSNWNRLLSALGVVLLVIAGGSITYTLLIKGNHLSAALLEAAIDSILIGVPGIAMVYAGTWLPSTTILPELYSRIVAWTGGGIAVMGLIVGLRELHPGVELTLTGGTQVILLSISSVTGLLVGVLNARTHTQAKALERKNRELKRKYELEKQNERLRRTERRLENAITELEASNERLEEFAYAVSHDLQEPLRMVTSYLQLLERRYGDELEEDGEEFVDYAVDGAERMRAMIDGLLEYSRVETRGDPFESVDLEAVLDDVYTDLQFKIEETDADLERAPMPTVHGDEAQLRQLFQNLLTNAMVYSGEGTPRIRISAERDGPLWTVFVSDDGIGMDPDNTDRIFDIFQRLHTADEQSGSGIGLAVCKRVVERHGGDIWVDTEPGVGSTFFFQLYDSDRADLAPAGDSTLSQPESNPGE
- a CDS encoding universal stress protein, encoding MTRHLLVPMDDSEPARGALEHALTVFPNDEITVVHAIDDLESAYGGGSPVDADTDAGTPEPDFFADVRTIGEEYDNEVATAVVEGTSATAILEFGREHGVDQIIMGSEGRSGVSRVLLGSVAEAVTRQSEIPVTIVP
- a CDS encoding HPP family protein; the protein is MDDRVGTTLHTGLLLSTTAALSWLLGVPMLFPSLGPSAFVLALFQRSDATRPRRVIGGHLIGVVAGLLAYHLLASGVTMTSAADPGSIEGLRLAVSGVLATMVTAGGMLATDTRHPPACATTLIVSLGLLTTLLEGALIVGAVVILVAVHLLVLRTLETLYR
- a CDS encoding DICT sensory domain-containing protein, which encodes MFDTLLDERRNSALTLTVYRDGERTDVERMFATHNVSVDHEPLSPAVPEPFVVIETDGEFVGALSLESLETLFEPPIHRPGDDERISAGYQMLFDALDETVFSALDRRQLLAVSREIEDRAERVSSGSLHVGFQTLSAFRPQIEVYRHLATETAVEIDIYAVPDWDPPEIEGLTYRPYPTDALERYWVLAYDGGTDREHACGLLAQEQSEGYDGFWTDDEAVVARIAATLEDTQATN
- a CDS encoding DUF7344 domain-containing protein: MGDDLEETNRRERRPVFERTERLADDSFYRALASSERRRVLYLLLDKEQYTIERLATALTGWDATDSETMRTPADYEQRRIRLVHADLPFLVEADLIRYDVTRGTVHLESLDPVVRDLIEASIETERRQRG
- the glmM gene encoding phosphoglucosamine mutase; protein product: MQVFGSSGTRGVANEELTPAFVLRVAKAAGTAWGADRVAIARDTRYTGRMLADAASSGLASTGTDVDRIGIIPTPGAQFYAEREGIPVIVITASHNPPQYNGIKLVGRDGIELAVSDLEGIEDVLLAESATVAPWDETGRVQEVEGVRRAYVDELLEAADGETIADANLTVALDPGHGAGSLTSPEFFRELGCRVVTVNSQPDGHFPGRDPEPVPDNLEDLGQLVRATDADVGIAHDGDADRAIFYDENGEYIVGDAALAALAAAELEAGETTVSAVNVSQRLVDVVTEIGADLELTPIGSTNIITRIEELEANGERVPIAGEGNGGIFFPSFRLSRDGAFTAARFLELVADRPASEIVAPYDDYANVRFNIEYESTAERDAMIDAAANHAQESDAELNTRDGYRLDHGDAWVLARPSGTEPLVRIYAEARDGARAQELAEELYETVADAKADA
- a CDS encoding HVO_0234 family beta-propeller protein, with product MDSIEEKRVYGDREGAIEGYVASSIGVVRVRVAGDTVGEFGLCDRCDARDVAATDDTVAIATDDDVRVFHLERGAGERDQSAEDAEGSDETFVSTDFGPAVAVGFHGGDLIAATPDGELATRSLESVGDSLDAETDAWTTVDRGDLGHVRAIDGGLVGTENGVYRLHDGHLDHAGLSDVRDVSTAGVPLAATADGLYKLGNGWMEVLEGEFDVVAADPRTEPGQLTRAHAVSGETVYAYGGADAYGRVDASEGDGASEGNDSWYAYDRSSEPIVGLGYGETVYAVTKRGTFLAGTPEGGTDSWRSQTLGVGDVTGLAILPTSG